In Mytilus edulis chromosome 3, xbMytEdul2.2, whole genome shotgun sequence, the genomic window CCTGTCCAGATTATCAATGGTTTTTCAAACTGTAGGATGTTTTTATGCTACAACTTGTCTCAGGGATTTTCACCCTTGGATGGCATTGAAACATCATCATTTAAAAAACCATCAATAATCTATAGTTATAATGCTTCACAATAAATCCTTGCAAAATCTTTTTTTGATTCATTTGAATTTATAAGATTGTCACATCTATCAGATAAAATCATTGATTGAAATAGATATTTGCATACTACATATTTTACGGTTTTTATTTCAGATGTGTGAAAATATACAAGGGAAAGCAAGGAAACTAGTGAATCCTCAACAAATTGTTCATCCGCTACAGTTTGTAACAGAAATGAATGCTACAGCCGTACATCAATATATTACCACAGGGCCACTCTACCCCTGTCTAAATACACTTATTACATTCAAATATAACAAACATTGACTTAAATGTTCTTCCCTTGTCTAAATACACGTATAATAACATTTCAGTGTAGCAAAATTCGATTAAAGTCTGTGTAAAATCTTGTCATCATATTACTGTATGTGTCTATTTGATATGTCAATTATCAtttgtataccaattttcgttgattttgtCAGaataggtgaaccacaaatttgaTTATTGTTAATAGATTATCTTTaagcttatacatgttatatgcagATTTTAGAAAACTGAATTTGAAATATCCACAAATTAAAATGAAAGTTTTCCTCAaacaacgaaaattggtacctatgaaatttgttgtttttacccTTGTCCCTTCCGTCTATCCCATTATTGGTTAATACTTAATTCAGATAACTGCTATTTTAGAGTTTCTATAAAATGTGATTGTTAAGAAAATTTCTCAATTGACATTTAACAAATTGCTGAATgtatttatttcactttatcactaTACATTATGAAAACAGTATATCAAATTCTATTTTACAATTCCAAACTTTAAGTTCAAGAAAATGTCATAGATATTGATTTTTAAGAATTTGACTGTGGCATGGGGTAATATTTGAGACAATGAATCACTTAGATCTTTAACCATTTAAGTTCTACCTCGAAATTAAAttgttgaaatgtttttttatgtaCATCATGACAATTCGATTCTTGTCAGATATGTGTAATCTGATTTTATAGTAAGAAAAACTTCCCTACATTCCTTTGATACATTGATTTATCCATTGTGTTTCAATGGGTTATTATTTCCTGTACATGTATTCCTTATCCTTTTTTGCCAATTCACAACAAAAATATCATGTGACTTTGCCTCAGATTAGATACTATTGATTGTTTGATGTAATAGTGTTGATTCTTTATTATATTCGTGGGTTTCCATATTTTATGGATTCGTGGGTAGTTTAACCTCGAATTTAAACGTTCAACAACTAAAGTTTCTACAGTGatatatgcagactttggcaaaaccacaaaaaaaatatcttcaaaaaatGCAATCCACGATAACTAtaatcacgaaaaataaatgaaacaactGTATATAAAAGTGTACATGTGTAATTGATGTCTTTGGGTTAATCTGATTTTGTTCAAGATTAGAAATAAGTGTAAACATTAGATATTCAAACTATATTTATCCATTTTGTGAAAATTACTTTGTTTTGGAAAATACCGTTGAAATAATTTTATCCAATTATGTAACTGTTCTCATGGCAAGTTCTTCTTAAGGTAAGATGAAATGACCCTCTGTTACTATAATTGATGAACCAAAATGTTATCAAGAAATATGAGCTATGTTGGACATCCACtggaaatataaaaaatgttgtatTTACCCTAGGCTAGAGCAAAATCTATTTAAGCTGACCTAACAATGTTATTTTTAAGCAATTGTAATGATTATTTGTTATAATGTTGTTTAGTTATAATGTTATCTTAATAATATATCATAGTGCCATATAGAAACGATGGGAAAACAGTCTATTGTTGCAGTTCTATGTTTTTGCTACCTTATTGTTCATATCTGTTAAATTTGTATTGCTAAAATAAATTTTGTTGCTTGAATTGATTGTTTTGTGAGCTTATTATACTACATGCAACAAAGTTGTGtatggtttgatgtgtttgactcCTCTGTCATTCCTGTTCTTGTAATTGCAACTCCTTAAACAGGTACACCACAGGACcgaatttcatgaaaatttatCGGACATCCTATGTAGATGGGCATATCAGCAGgaaattataatttaattattgCCCCTTTGTAGTTAGAAAATTGGCCTCGCATTTGATTTGTATTTGTGGGAGGGTCCATTAGTTGTTTATGGATTTTTCTTGTACATCAAAATAAAAAGTGGTATTaaagccaatgagacaattatcctaCAAAATTACACAGAGAACGTTAAAGTTAACATTAGGGATCcactgattttgtttttctaatcaGTGTTTGCttcttagctcattgttgaagacttttAGCAACTTGCAAGATGAAGAAGGACAATTAAAGAGTTGTTTTGTGAAGCTATCTACATTATCCTAACAAAATAATGTGAAATAGAAGCAATTTGAGtcttacaatatttttaaaacacagGGAAGCAAGCAGCCATCAATCAATACAAAAGGTTTCAAATCTGAACATAAAAAATTGTAGTTACATGCATAATTTGTTAcaagaaaataacaaacatatttttaaatctgtttatttaataatctataaaatttgaaaatataacaaCTTTCTTTTGATATGTATatacatttcttgaaaaaatagCAATGAGCACCTGTTCAATGAAATATAATCTGCACCATTTTAATAACAGGAAGCACCAACAGAGAAGACTTGTTTGCAGGTTAGCAGATCTAATATCCCTATAATTCTTGCAgtaaaaatgattgaaaatactAAATACTAATTCCAGGTCTTTACAATTTAGAAAAACATGGTTAGTGTGTTACTCAAAAAATAGAAACTATATGTATCATTCCCAATTAAGAATATGAAAAGATATAATATCTTGTATTAATTATGGCATGATATCATCTGATATGCATAAACTCATTATATGCCTACGCCAAAAATGCTTTATATCTTTGTACTGATATTTAAATATGATTAAATAAAATGTTGCATCTGCATGACAaatgttcaatttttttcaaaaggttTATATAAAGGAGAAGATATGATAAGGCCTTACCCCAAAAGGTATTCTGTAATTTCTGTTACAAAGATTTCAATGTGAGTCATATATTTTTCTAACATAAAGCTTTTGCTCAATTTATGATTGTcaatttcatcatatttatgGCATAATAAATGACATCTCTGCACAAGCATGTCAAGATTaaatcattcaatttatttaaaatatatcaacaaCATTTACCGTattaagaaaatgaaatatttttgcaATTCCAAAGGCCAAATAATGACTTTTACAATACTTCTTCAGCTTCcttatcttttcatttttttattgactCTGAAATCCTTTAAGTTGCAGATTATGTTAATGTAATAAAAGTTTCCCAATTGTTTTAACTGTTTTTAGCAGTATATAAACCCAAATACCAGTGATATTAACTATGTACACACAAAAAAATTGATTGAATTAAAACTATGTCACTTTATAGAATGAACACAAATTATATACATTGCATAGtatacaaataaaacacatcaaataaaataacagTAACAGTACATAAATAATTATTACTAATTACAATGGTTGCTGTTAAATGCCATGATTACCTGGTAAAATAAAACCTAATAAGTTTCCTCTTCTAAGGTCATACAGAGTCTAGACATTGGGGGTGACATTAAGTCCCCgccttaaaaaaaaatgcaaatgcataaataagataatattgttctttccatttttttaaatttttatccatttaaacatgttaaaggtaaatgtaataaaaagaatgacttatcaaaatataaaaaaaaaatctactttgaCTGCAAACTGACAAAAAGAACTGATAATTGACACATGTGGTTATATCTAATATGACTACTACTTTTTGTTAGAACCCATGAATATAAGATGTCACCTAAATCgttatagttttatttttctcATAAATACTGTATAGTAGTATGGACAGGATCATAATAAATTACACACATAGACTAGAAAATGGAATGTTACTGTAAATACATTCAATAACATGATTCTATTAATAATATAATGTATTATCACAATAGTTCAAGTCAAACATCTGAAAAAACTAAATGCAAAGTTTACAACAATTAAAAATGCTAGAACATATGTGACCTGGACAAAAATGATAAGATTACAAATGTATgtcaaaatatttctatatttactGTCTTCAGATTACAAATCTACAAAAGATTTTTATTCAAAGGATTCACCAAACTTAGCAATGTTATTCAATTTGCATTTTCAGAATCTTAAGGACTTTGGGTAATCTCATTGATTGTACACCAAAGCGAAAATAATGTaatgtcattggttgaatttctattgtttctcaagttttaaaccaatcacaacgttttagTGTATGATTTTGGAAAAATCACCCAGAATGCATTAGGTTCTGAAGCGGCGAATTCTTTCGTAAAAAATATACAAGCTGATAAGACGCTTTCAAAAAATAGTTGTGTAAAAgttttttcacatttttacaattttttttgtcCTATCAAGTATATAAATAcaaccaaattaaaaaaatgtctgaaTTCAATACAAGTGACTGACTATAATGAATGAGATTCTAAAATACCAGAAAATGGAATGTatactataaaataaaacatgaccaaaatctatagtcaatgatacatgtataccCAGTAgtgaaaaattgcaaaaaaatctgTGACAGCAGAAACTTGCccaaaagttcaaataaaaataaagaatccCAGATATTTCATAAAGCTGTGAGcatttttatcatatgtttataaCCAATCACAATTAACGTTACAATTCACCACTCAATCTGTCAGAAACATTGTCAGCATGCTTATAACCAATCGCAACCGACATTACAATTCACCACTCAATCTGTCAGAAACCTTGTCAGCATGTTTATCCATCAGATATTGTAAATACCCAACAACAGGATATTTCTTCTTGTATGTTCCTAAGAATACATCATCTAATCCTTTTAATTCGTTATCGGACAATGaactctgaaaaaaaaaaaaaaattaaatgcattatCATATATCATTATGTGATGCTCAGTATGCATTGATATTTCAGGACACTAATCCCATgctcaacatacatgtacatattgtaaaatttcaAGGACAACAAATATGACTGCAACATACCAAGTACTctatagtatacatgtaagatGTGGTATATTGTGCAACacatgtcatttcggggcctttaataactgactatgtggtatggtgtttgctgattgttgaaggcagtacagctgttaatttctgtgtgatttggtctgttgtagagttgtctcattggcaatcataccacatcttctttttttctatgtAATAACtggaaaaaataatgtataagcTCATAATGTAACAGTCCTCAAGAATACAGTCCCATATATGATCTGAAATGAACATATTTTTTCTGACTAAGAGCCCACCAatcctttttttatattccagGAATCGTAAATGCCCCACACGTTGCAGACAATACCAACCTTTAAGTATTGGTTCTACTCAGCAAGGCCTTTGatgaacaaaaacatataaaatccaagtaactattttaaattttaaatgtttaatttctgtATTCAACGATGTTGTCAACCTGTCTTGTGAACAATGTAgttctttttaaatttgacatgtgttcaaagaacattttaatgccccatttattgacattatgtttttttctgtgtttgtTCGTCATGACTTTTGTTCATCCATCcacttcaggtaaaagtttttggtcaaggtagttttgatgaattgaagtccaatcaactttaaaacTTAGTATAGATGTCCTCTATaatttgatctttctaattttaatgtcaaattagggTTTTGACCAAAATTTtacagttcactgaacatagaaaatgatagtgtgagtgagGCATATGTGTAttgtggacacattcttattaCTCACTATATCATGATGCATATCTTTATCTTCTAATGACCAAACAGCTATGGCATAGGAAGCATCTTTTCCTGCTAGCTGGTTATAACCTGCACCCTTTCCATAAAAAtctgtaaattttgaaaataacataataaaatgtgGTCACAAAAGTACAAGATGATTATTGTTAGTTTTCTGTATTGTTTGTTGtacattcaaaaatatttaagaacAAGAGACCTTTAAAAGCAGAATTCATATAGAGGTCAACATTTTCTTCAATGATAGACAACTTTTCTTAAGTCGAGACAAACAGTTcacagataaaattgagaaaggaaatggaaaagagacaacaacccgactacaGAGCAGAAAACAACTGATGGCTACATGTATTGACAAAGGAAGATAAccccaatttttaataatttctgaaacaatgaaatttatatttttagaacagatactTGGTTCATTCTGTACAACATACACAACTAATGTTCatgtaattttattgaaaagtatGGTTATACACAtaagcatacattttttgttaatgTATCTTGAATATTTGAGCACATGATTTCGTGGattgaattatataaaatattgtgttcaattttttctctcaaaataagTGATTATGTCTAGTTAAGTTGATAACTATCAAGCCAGTAACATAGAAGTTATGATAGCATGAATGCAATTTTTaccctaataaaaaaaataccttgaagAACATTAAATATAATCTACCTTTGCCTTCTGTTACATCAAAAACAACACCACGTACTGCCATATAAACTGGCTTATCAGGCTAAAAAAGAAAGCAGATCAGTTATGAATTATATCATAAAGAAATATGTATCCagataatattaaaattttgttgtgTTTTGATTGACATAGTGTATATAACTCACATcaaatatagtaaaaaaaaacatattaaaatgaaaccatagttaaataaaaatgaataacatCACTTACATTATATATGCTTACTGAATATTTTAAACATAGATGTTATTGAAGaaaagcatacatgtacatgttcaatTCAGCTTGTTACATTTATgaaatgtttgaataaaattgagaattgaaatggggaatatttcaaagagaaaacaacttgaacaaagagcagacaacagctaaaggacaccaatgggtcttcaacacagttaGAAAATCCTGCAACCTGAGGTGGTCCTTAGCTggtccctaaataaaattgtgtactaattCAGTTTGAAGCTCACAAACAAAAGGTTAAATTTTGTTGAAagattttaatgttgtttttttttctaaactgcCAAAAATTCTATAAATTTCACCTACAAATGGTTGTGATACAtgcagggttggcaaaaacccgggttttatgagtattgcccagcccagtgggaaatactgggaaaacccgggttttactgggttttagtgggaaatactgggcaatactgggtaatttaaaatatttgtctgaattttaaagaggattcagtgataaacacaaatgcaatacatttaataagatatttataccctattttgtttgtttagcatttgtctagattggcaaactgtaaatagaaagcaaataaattattttttttcaaatgaatatagctcctattaagaattaacaattacatgtattaaagaaacatcacatttaaataatgtatatgtattgtcactaattaataagtagttattcagattagaacacagatttgtttatgtaacaataatcggtcttttcaattttataagtgttaatggcatgaccctgtagggtgtttatttagcaatatgaatgtataacaattaaaattaacaattcacttaaacactgcaataaaatgcattttttaaagtttggattattgaaacaatacttggtaattaaaaggtatctttaaatgtgcaaatcttgtattctgcctacatataaaattaatagagaagagaatgaaattgaattttctagaAATGACTGTCAATAGTTCATTagttatctgtataaaaattatatatttagctgttatactatgaaactatagctataacaagtctttactattttgtgttaaaataagcttaaaaaatcatattgcccagtaatgcccactattacccatttctgggagtattgcccagcccgggaaaacccgggttttcccgcccgggaattcccgggtgggtaatactttgccaaccctggaTACATGAACATTGTACCAATACTAAAGAATTTCTGTTTGATCAGGTTTTAAATTACTGAGTCATGGCCCTCTTAATTTTgcattattaaataaaatatataagcgTTGTAGTGTCAGTTTGATCATTTTTTCCCCATCTCACTGACTGATGCTTTGATTAGTTTTCTTCTCAATGAATTAATTTATTAATaacatatttatcaattaaataatAAACAATGTTACAATATACATGTTTGTTCTTTGATCGATATACACAACATgtatttattgatgtttttctttctaaaacttaaataaaaaacaatgaacCTGTATCCAAGCTGTTGTACATGTTTAATCATgagaaaattaaaatcaattttagttaatatttcagtacCCCCTCCCTCCAAATATTAGATACTCATAGGTTAATATTTCTGGACCCCCCCccatttattcattattttcttggcttaaaaataaaataatgaaaaaagatatatttctacaTGGTCATGGGTGCCTAAATGACCTacctacatgtacaaatgtacatcaGTGCAGATTTAATCAGGTGCCTATTTGActgcattgaacatgttgaagatgCCAATTTAACTAGAATACCTTGTGTATACCGGtatacattatgtacatgtacatacatgtatgcatgttcctgtatcatgtgtatatgaAGTTCTTAGAATTTCACTAACTCTCCCCACTTTCTTAAAATTTGTCCCacttaaaaaaaatggttaaaatgcAGCTGAATAAAGGTCTCAAACTCCCCAAACTTgtgaaaaattgttaaacaacAATGCATATGatatacacaggcacttgtctcagaaacaaaaaatcctatatacacaatataacacaaggtacattGTACTTACAAATGTAACTAagaatttagaaaaatgtcaCCTAGTCTTGAAATTCAGTAATATGCCTATTTCTCAGTTGCCAACCCAACTAAAACTTGTTTTGTTGTAAATCTGAATTGATTTTTCTACACAAtggttaaattatattttaagaaagtGAAACATCAATTTAATTCAATATTAACCCTTTCGCTGCCAAACAAATTGTTAACAAAACCCCTTCAGTGCCAATGCTTTTTTTGATTGTCATAACAAGACCGCAAAAACGTCGACGTCATAGTAAAGGTATAATAGCGCCAAAAGATGTTAACTGCAAGTGGCgggaaaattaaacttttttttactaATAGTCCATTTTCTTACATATAATACCGATTTTTGACTCCGAAGTTATAATATTTAGACAAGTTACGTGTAATAAGATATTTTGGTCCCGGTTCTAGTAAAAGCAACAAGATAAGGTAAAAAATTTTTTTGAGGGAGGGGTCACTATTTTATGTTTTCCATCAAACATGACAAACTAATTGCACCGATTTTAAGTTTGACTTTACTTCTTTTAGTTGCCCTCACTTGAACTAATACCAGAAATTCCCTACTATAGAGAAGGTAACCTGTCTAAAAATCATATACTCCCCAGTCAAAGTTCGGTAATACGAAAAGAGATAATGCAAATTAATTTGTCACtacttataaattaaaaaaagtttgtgAATATTTTGTGTGAACAACTTCATTATATGAGCTTGATACAAAATTCAAGATTCATATTAACATTTctcaaaaaagatattttattcgtCGGTGTTACATCGTCTGTCGTGTTTCTTATATTTACTACATGGTTTATGAACAATTTTACGACAGAGAGCACACATGCATATACATGTTTCGGCCCTTTCCTGCAACCAGGGACATTTCGTACAGAACATACAGAacactctcttcttttcgacccGGCAATTTTCTCAAATGTCGTTTTGTTCTTATTATATGATCTTCGGAATTGTCATCAAACAattaattgtataaaataaagACCTGATCGAACATTGTCAGAGTTCTTTTAATAGGAATTTTCTATcgtatattaatattaaaaataatgtgtTCATTAATTCTTGACAACCGTACAATAATAATTTACtttgattgtaattttgaatgtaTAATTGTTCACAAAGTTTTCATGTTGTTTGCGGTTTTGCTATCTTTTATTTTGGAAGACAAATGGAAGAAGGGATAAATAATAAATGAGTACAGACATGCACCGATCAAAGAACATGTAGTTTACTAGGAAACATGTTACATGTATCAATTAAAAGTGTGATGTTGACCTGGAATATTAATTTGGCCGGCACAATCCGGCAATACTCTTTTTTTTACGATGCTATACAGGACATTGCATTTTCACAcgataaatacaatattaaatattttccttGTATCTCTTGTATTATTCATGTTTAACTGTTTTGcctttgaaatttatataaaagtatgcCGTATAAAGCCTAGAAAAATTAAACGcagcaaaacaaaaagaaattaacgAAATTTATTCCATGCATTAAAATTCTCTGGTGGCGTTTTATTGGAACATGGGCATAAATGTATATTATCAACACAAACTTCTTCGTCGAATGAATTGTGAAAATCAGCACGATATAGGcaatggttttgaaatttccctGCAGTATTCTTTTATATGGCCTACATTCTGGTTAAATAATGTGTGATCCCTCACTCAGGAGGATAACCACGGATAAGGATTAGCAATAATCCGATGGATTCGTTATACACGAATCACGTCATTAGATAAATTACGTCATTAACATGTAGTGCACTTTTTGCgtactttttcatctttttatgtttttgatttttttttgcgcTTTTTCTAATCCGTTCTTTGTAAAGGTATTTGAATAACTTCTATCTTCTTTATTTTAtgtatgtaaaattttatttttattatattcttaCAATTTTGGAAAGTAAATGCTTAAAAACTTTAGGCAGTTTAGGAAAGTAAGcctagaatatataaatatactaaatggCCTACTGCAATAGCGTCGGGAAAAAAGAGTGGATTTGAAACTCTATAGttctaaatattatataattttatatatatttataaacgcatccttacataattttattttcataaatttcataaaaaagctCCCCTTTCATATCTTTTAATATTGGTAAAAAAACGCGCGAATGTTTCAAGACGGAGGAATTAGATTTATCACAAAAACGGCGACGTCATAGTACATTACGTAGTTCATAACATCATTTCAATCGGCCGATGAATCGGCCCTTTGGCACTGAAAGGAGTATGACTTTGGGCCGATCATCGGCCCTATGGCACAGAACTcgttaattatttaatattttgaattgtttgtagatttgttttcattaaagAGGGGCGAGTTGGCCACGTACATTTACGTAAATGTAcattgatagtgggtcttccaatggatagaaacaagtgcctgtgggcactttggtgaaaaagtggggcggtTTGTCAGTAGAGCAATTTATCCTGCTTCCCCACACTGAATTTTTACAAAGAgattgtaaatataaattttgatgGAAGGAATATAATTTTTTGAAGCAAATGTATGTCCTGTTCACGGCAAACTTAACCAAATTATCCGCTCCccctttttcagaaaaaaaaacatatttgttagTCGTACATCAGATCCATCGAATTGTCTGAGTTCAGATTCTGAGAAAATCTTTGCAGGTTCATTTTCGTTCTTTCCTGCTATTTCAATTTCAATCTGTTTgtattttccttttatatttgtgaaaataagaAAAAGTAAAACAGCTGTCAAAACTTGGCTGGTGGCTGCCATTGTTGTTGTTGAAATGATTTGATAAAACAGAACATTTGATTGGCTATAGATTTTACAATAACTAATCACGGACCTTGTAACGTATTTCCCGTTGTGAGTCAAATGCCGGGGTGTTAACTTCCGGTTTGTCTGCTAGAAGGAAAAGACCAAAGTTTGCATATTACTGCTGAATCCATCACCATCTGCCATGGATAAAGATGGAAGGAAAGTTGTTGTCTGTGATAATGGCACAGGAGTAAgcactttgaaaaaaatatttcatactttaccgttctaatgattttaaatttgtaaacaaacccGGAAGTGTCAATATAGAGTTCCTTactatttatctttatatttttaatgcataaaacTATACGAATAAAAATGCACAAACTACACTAAATGAACACAAACATATGTAATTCATTTTCACTTTGCACATATTACTTTATGAATCTGCATTCTATCAACATGATCCACAAATGTCTATTACCCAATACTTTTATTTGCCAACTACCCCTGTTGTAGTGTTGACAATTTTGAAGTTTTAATGCAATGAACTTTTCTAATCTTGGAAAGGCATTGAAAACTTTACTTGCATCTTGAGTACCAGTAAATTTGCTTGCGgtattgttttctaaaaaaacagGTTCCAAACAGTCTGCGCAAATGGCGGATCTAGGTGGAGGGGGGTGGTTGGACCCTATATGTACcttttttttggaagatcaatgcatttgaatggggacatatggttggacctCCTTCCCCTCCCCTGTCTATCCTGGGTTCGGAACacaccccccatttttttttaaatggctgtaTCCGCCCCTGTTGCCAGGGATTGAAGTTAAGATTTTGGCACGGTTGCCCACAGCTTAAATTTGTAgacaatatatatagttttaaattaGGGAAGAAGAAATTTCAGTAGCCCACACCAAATTTTAGGGGCCATTGGTGAGTGTGCCTCTGCTAATTTCATACTGTGTCACTCTGTGTGCACCGTTACTAATCCGCCTCTCTGCGCTGTTACAAATGTACTAACAGTGCTACTGGCTTTAGCCACTAGTCTGGTGCCCAAGACTAATTAAACTTTATTCGAATTAGTTAGTTTATTAAAAACTTTGTTTagacacataaaaaaaaacctcttaaTATTGGGTCTTTAGACTAGTAGTCAAAAAGTATTTAGTGCAGACTGTCGAAACATGATTACAGGAGTCCAAAACTAGCAAAGCCtgaaataaaaatttgacaatGGATTGGTCTTCTTTGAATTCAGTTTCATTTATATGTGGTAG contains:
- the LOC139515965 gene encoding uncharacterized protein, whose amino-acid sequence is MAATSQVLTAVLLFLIFTNIKGKYKQIEIEIAGKNENEPAKIFSESELRQFDGSDPDKPVYMAVRGVVFDVTEGKDFYGKGAGYNQLAGKDASYAIAVWSLEDKDMHHDISSLSDNELKGLDDVFLGTYKKKYPVVGYLQYLMDKHADKVSDRLSGEL